From a region of the Paraburkholderia hospita genome:
- a CDS encoding DUF2946 domain-containing protein — MTRSTRWIGLVWLALVLNVLSPVIGYARAPGAQGPLSVELCHAAGAQNVVIDLDGSHDNTSKTHLVVPHCVYCPGFAANFALGSSVPFVVPSVRTLAYSQAIEPEAVFVRRSVRVAQPRAPPVPSI; from the coding sequence ATGACACGTTCGACACGCTGGATCGGCCTCGTATGGCTGGCGCTGGTACTCAATGTACTGTCGCCTGTCATCGGCTATGCGCGTGCTCCGGGCGCTCAAGGCCCGCTATCCGTCGAGCTTTGTCACGCAGCCGGTGCGCAGAACGTCGTCATCGATCTCGATGGTTCGCACGACAACACGTCGAAGACGCACCTCGTCGTTCCCCACTGTGTCTACTGTCCGGGCTTTGCCGCCAACTTCGCGCTTGGCAGCAGCGTCCCGTTCGTTGTGCCTTCCGTCCGCACGCTTGCGTACTCGCAAGCCATCGAGCCGGAGGCCGTCTTTGTGCGCCGCAGCGTACGCGTCGCACAGCCTCGCGCACCACCTGTCCCGTCGATCTGA